From a region of the Synchiropus splendidus isolate RoL2022-P1 chromosome 12, RoL_Sspl_1.0, whole genome shotgun sequence genome:
- the cnr2 gene encoding cannabinoid receptor 2, translating to MEEWIKHSENKDNASSAPEEFKSCENLECYMVLTDEEKTAIGSICFLAGPLTLLENALVLVVIAATANLRQRPSYLFIGSLALADVFASCFFTTSFLDFHLFRQSDGPTAYLFKLGGVTMAFTSSVGSLLLTALDRYLCIHQASSYKVLLTRRRALLSLLILWSSTIVISSLPLMGWRCPTGLASPCSRLFPYIRQGYLACWSSFTLVLLALILVAYALILWKAHRHETSMSFHGATGTGHVRMRMDIRLARTFGLILLILVGCWLPALSFMLADVSVILTRTQQRAFAFCSTLCLLNSAVNPLLYALRCRELRVALLQLMQNLGEILTCKKRERSKDLEPRVPSADDNTTTLSEGEMPRATPFTAVSEIVTK from the coding sequence AGACTGCCATTGGCTCTATCTGTTTCCTGGCTGGGCCACTGACCCTCTTGGAGAACGCTCTTGTTCTCGTGGTGATAGCGGCCACCGCCAATCTCCGCCAACGGCCATCCTACCTGTTCATCGGAAGCCTGGCATTGGCTGACGTTTTCGCTAGTTGCTTCTTCACCACCAGCTTCCTCGACTTCCACCTCTTCCGTCAGAGTGACGGCCCCACGGCTTACCTTTTCAAGTTGGGCGGCGTCACCATGGCCTTTACCAGTTCTGTGGGGAGTTTGCTGCTGACTGCTCTAGACCGCTACCTTTGTATCCACCAGGCCTCCAGCTACAAGGTTCTGCTGACCCGCCGCCGAGCCCTGCTGAGTCTGCTGATCCTCTGGAGCTCCACTATAGTCATCTCTTCCCTACCATTAATGGGCTGGAGATGCCCAACAGGTCTTGCTTCACCGTGCTCACGCCTCTTCCCCTACATCAGGCAGGGATACCTGGCTTGTTGGAGTAGTTTCACCTTGGTACTCCTGGCCTTGATACTCGTGGCTTATGCGCTAATTCTATGGAAGGCCCACCGTCATGAAACCTCCATGAGCTTCCATGGAGCGACGGGGACGGGACACGTCCGCATGAGGATGGATATCCGCTTGGCTCGTACCTTCGGTTTAATCCTGCTCATCCTGGTCGGCTGCTGGCTCCCCGCACTCTCCTTCATGCTGGCGGACGTGTCTGTGATCCTAACTCGGACCCAACAGAGAGCCTTTGCCTTTTGCAGCACACTCTGTCTCCTGAACTCCGCAGTCAACCCGCTGCTGTACGCCCTTCGCTGTCGGGAGCTTAGAGTGGCCTTGCTGCAACTGATGCAAAATCTGGGTGAAATTTTAACTTGTAAAAAACGGGAAAGATCCAAAGATTTGGAGCCCAGAGTGCCCTCTGCTGATGACAACACGACGACTTTATCTGAAGGGGAAATGCCAAGGGCCACTCCGTTTACCGCTGTCTCAGAAATAGTCACTAAATAG
- the akirin1 gene encoding akirin-1: MACGATLKRPMEFEALLSPQSPKRRRCNPLPGAPGTPSPQRCNLRPPIDSPAHQMSPQAMAGEHRLTPEQIFQNIRQEYSRIQRRRQLEGAFNQTEACSSSDVPSPSSSLTAPVSPPGASRKDQPSFTLKQVSYLCERLLKDHEEKIREEYEQILNTKLAEQYESFVKFTQDQIMRRYGARPASYVS; this comes from the exons ATGGCCTGTGGAGCTACGTTAAAGCGGCCGATGGAGTTCGAGGCCCTGTTAAGTCCTCAGTCTCCAAAGCGGAGAAGGTGCAATCCTCTACCGGGGGCTCCCGGCACTCCGTCTCCGCAAAGATGCAACCTGCGTCCCCCCATCGACAGCCCCGCGCACCAGATGTCTCCTCAAGCCATGGCAGGAGAACATAGACTCACCCCAG AGCAAATCTTCCAAAACATCCGCCAGGAGTACAGTCGGATCCAGAGGCGGCGGCAGTTGGAAGGGGCGTTTAACCAGACGGAGGCCTGCAGCTCCAGTGACGTTCCCAGCCCCAGCTCCTCCCTCACCGCTCCCGTATCCCCTCCAG GCGCATCCAGGAAGGACCAGCCCTCGTTTACACTGAAGCAGGTGAGCTACCTGTGCGAGCGCTTGCTTAAAGACCACGAGGAGAAGATCCGGGAGGAGTATGAACAGATCCTTAACACAAAACTCGCAG AACAATATGAATCATTTGTGAAATTCACGCAAGACCAGATAATGCGAAGATACGGCGCCCGGCCTGCGAGTT ACGTGTCTTGA